A genome region from Triticum aestivum cultivar Chinese Spring chromosome 2B, IWGSC CS RefSeq v2.1, whole genome shotgun sequence includes the following:
- the LOC123044111 gene encoding ribonuclease 1 has translation MKLVVLSALLLLSLVAVSSAEEFDFFYLVQQWPGSFCDTKKGCCFPDTGKPATDFGIHGLWPNYAKCKTRGELDGALEMVTKRKKKCWPENCNSEPLKLWEIKDLVTELDANWPTLACKSGKSIEFWTHEWEKHGTCSNLDQHGYFKTALGFKAHHNLTGILADAGIVPSDSETYFLSSIRDAIKEGTGFTANLECNRGVAGETQLFQVYQCIDRAGKNLIDCPLPMQGNCKDRVQLPAF, from the exons ATGAAGCTCGTTGTGCTGTCAGCCCTGCTCCTGCTTTCTCTCGTCGCCGTCTCCTCCGCCGAGGAATTCGATTTCTTCTACCTTGTTCAGCAA TGGCCAGGGTCCTTCTGTGACACGAAGAAGGGGTGCTGCTTCCCGGACACCGGCAAGCCGGCGACGGACTTCGGCATCCACGGGCTGTGGCCCAACTACGCCAAGTGCAAGACCCGCGGCGAGCTCGACGGCGCCCTGGAGATGGTGACCAAGCGCAAGAAGAAGTGCTGGCCGGAGAACTGCAACAGCGAGCCCCTCAAGCTCTGGGAGATCAAGGACCTGGTGACGGAGCTGGACGCCAACTGGCCGACGCTGGCGTGCAAGAGCGGGAAGAGCATCGAGTTCTGGACCCACGAGTGGGAGAAGCACGGCACCTGCTCCAACCTGGACCAGCACGGCTACTTCAAGACGGCGCTCGGCTTCAAGGCCCACCACAACCTCACCGGCATCCTCGCCGACGCCGGGATCGTGCCGTCGGACAGCGAGACCTACTTCCTCAGCAGCATCAGGGACGCCATCAAGGAGGGGACCGGGTTCACGGCGAACCTGGAGTGCAACCGGGGCGTCGCCGGCGAGACGCAGCTGTTCCAGGTGTACCAGTGCATCGACCGCGCCGGGAAGAACCTCATCGACTGTCCGCTGCCGATGCAGGGCAACTGCAAAGACAGGGTCCAGCTGCCGGCCTTCTGA